From one Bacteroides fragilis NCTC 9343 genomic stretch:
- a CDS encoding RagB/SusD family nutrient uptake outer membrane protein, which produces MKKIIYIISLFVSSVLYTSCDALDLAPEDYFGSGNYWNNEAQVEGFMYGMHSQLRGNYDMFYCLGELRGGTQRVGSSSQNTSLDYAILRTNTLSQDNPGFTNWFGLYSPIMQVNHFIQKVENECAFLSEADRKTYLGQAYGLRALYYFMLYKTYGGVPIVTTVELLDGKVTADKFYVERATPEATLSFIKEDIGKSESYFGTTEINNKHDKTMWSKAATLMLKAEIYMWAAKVSINGYTASGKSDLEIAKNALNGIIGKFQLLNKFSDVFSTSNRNNAEVIFTLHFADGEATNWGGMFLYQDAVFIGQVYGRDDKKIETDTLNLKGTGGVFRHEYTEDFWKSYDEKDTRRDATFLEYYTKKNKEGFGCVMQKAIGSINSNNNRIYDTDFIVYRYADALLMMAEVENGLGNPCAGYINEVRKRAYGSDYEANKYTEGNYAENELAILHERDKEFVWEGKRWFDVVRMHDANGKSLAFSATANYPADKSILDPSEEYKLLWPIDVNVMSVNPLLKQTPGYEK; this is translated from the coding sequence ATGAAAAAAATAATATATATCATTTCCTTATTTGTATCATCTGTTCTTTATACGTCATGTGATGCGTTGGACCTTGCTCCCGAAGATTATTTCGGAAGTGGTAATTACTGGAATAATGAAGCCCAGGTAGAAGGATTCATGTACGGAATGCATTCTCAATTGAGAGGAAACTATGACATGTTTTATTGCTTGGGAGAACTGCGTGGTGGTACACAACGCGTTGGCAGCTCTTCTCAAAATACGAGTTTGGACTACGCTATACTGCGTACCAATACCTTAAGTCAAGATAATCCGGGATTCACTAACTGGTTTGGACTATACAGTCCTATTATGCAAGTAAATCACTTTATTCAAAAAGTTGAAAATGAGTGTGCTTTCCTAAGTGAAGCAGATAGAAAAACCTACTTAGGACAGGCATACGGTTTAAGGGCACTTTATTATTTTATGCTTTATAAAACTTATGGTGGTGTACCTATAGTCACAACTGTGGAGTTGTTGGATGGTAAAGTTACCGCAGACAAATTCTACGTTGAACGTGCTACCCCGGAAGCTACTTTATCTTTCATAAAAGAAGATATCGGAAAATCAGAAAGTTATTTTGGCACAACGGAAATAAATAACAAGCATGATAAAACAATGTGGTCCAAAGCTGCAACCTTAATGTTAAAAGCCGAAATCTATATGTGGGCTGCAAAAGTTTCCATTAATGGTTATACTGCTTCCGGAAAATCTGATTTGGAGATCGCCAAAAACGCCTTAAATGGGATAATTGGTAAATTCCAGCTATTGAATAAGTTTAGTGATGTGTTCAGTACTTCCAATAGAAACAATGCTGAGGTTATTTTCACTTTACATTTTGCAGATGGTGAGGCAACCAATTGGGGAGGTATGTTTCTTTATCAGGATGCGGTGTTCATTGGACAGGTTTACGGTCGCGATGACAAGAAAATCGAAACAGATACATTAAATCTGAAAGGTACAGGCGGCGTTTTCCGCCATGAATACACAGAAGATTTCTGGAAAAGTTACGATGAAAAAGATACTCGCCGTGATGCGACATTCTTAGAGTATTATACTAAAAAGAACAAGGAAGGTTTTGGCTGCGTCATGCAGAAAGCTATCGGTTCTATCAATTCAAATAATAACCGTATTTACGATACCGATTTCATTGTCTATCGTTATGCTGATGCTCTGTTAATGATGGCTGAAGTCGAAAATGGTCTTGGAAATCCATGTGCCGGCTATATCAACGAAGTACGTAAACGTGCATATGGCTCCGATTATGAAGCTAATAAATATACTGAAGGAAATTATGCGGAAAACGAATTAGCCATTCTCCATGAACGCGATAAAGAGTTTGTTTGGGAAGGTAAACGTTGGTTTGATGTGGTTCGTATGCATGATGCCAACGGTAAGTCTCTGGCATTTTCTGCTACGGCTAATTATCCGGCAGACAAATCGATTTTGGATCCGAGTGAAGAATACAAGCTGTTATGGCCTATTGATGTAAATGTCATGAGTGTCAACCCCTTGCTGAAACAGACCCCCGGATATGAAAAATAA